Proteins encoded in a region of the Solanum dulcamara chromosome 9, daSolDulc1.2, whole genome shotgun sequence genome:
- the LOC129902599 gene encoding F-box protein 7, producing MTSDYRVELETVAPLRASQFIFPRRPWLDLYGINVRPVAPFGSASSKQFIDPALIHRVLPDELLFEIFSKTTPYTLGRAACVCRKWRYTIRNPVFWRNACLKAWQVPGVVENYEVVQSKYDGSWRKMWLLRPRIRTDGIYVSRNTYIRAGVAEWKISNPVHIVCYYRYMKFYPSGRFLYKNSSQKVKDVAKYLNFRASKADCVFKGNYTLSEDKIEAALLYSGARPTVLRFRLRLRGTTQGANNRMDLLAILTSGVNDNEVNGPDEDILGVVERWGEDETHNPDVPAISHKRGLTPFVFVSFEEVETSVLNLPVEKMDYYVPG from the exons ATGACTTCAG ATTACAGAGTGGAACTCGAAACTGTTGCACCGTTGAGAGCTTCTCAGTTCATTTTTCCTCGAAGGCCATGGCTTG ATTTGTATGGGATTAATGTTAGACCTGTCGCTCCTTTTGGAAGTGCTAGTAGCAAGCAGTTTATTGATCCTGCGTTGATACACCGGGTACTACCTGATGAACTGCTTTTTGAG ATCTTCTCAAAAACGACTCCATACACCTTGGGTAGGGCAGCTTGTGTTTGTCGAAAGTGGAGGTATACAATTCGGAACCCAGTATTTTGGCGCAATGCATGCCTAAAGGCTTGGCAG GTTCCTGGAGTGGTAGAAAACTATGAGGTCGTTCAATCGAAGTATGATGGTTCATGGAGAAAAATGTGGCTTTTAAGACCAAGGATTCGTACGGATG GTATTTATGTCAGTCGAAACACATATATTCGTGCTGGAGTAGCTGAGTGGAAGATCTCTAATCCAGTTCATATT GTGTGTTACTATCGCTATATGAAATTTTATCCTTCAGGCAGATTCCTTTATAAG AATTCATCACAAAAAGTCAAAGATGTTGCGAAGTACCTGAACTTCCGTGCCTCAAAAGCTGATTGTGTTTTTAAGGGGAATTACACGCTATCAGAGGATAAA ATTGAAGCTGCTCTTTTGTACTCGGGAGCGCGTCCAACTGTGTTGAGATTCCGCTTAAG GTTGAGGGGTACAACCCAAGGTGCTAATAACAGAATGGATCTACTTGCAATTCTTACAAGTGGCGTGAATGATAATGAGGTTAATGGTCCGGATGAAGACATTCTTGGGGTTGTCGAGAGGTGGGGAGAGGATGAAACACATAACCCAGATGTTCCAGCAATCTCACACAAGAGGGGTCTAACACCTTTTGTCTTTGTTTCATTTGAGGAG GTGGAAACTTCAGTTCTAAATCTCCCTGTGGAAAAAATGGATTATTATGTTCCTGGTTAA